A section of the Chryseobacterium scophthalmum genome encodes:
- a CDS encoding flotillin family protein, with product MNTPLIVGIVVVVIASLGLIFWILSMYKKTVQGIVILRTGYGGTKVFFNAGIVIPVIHRMESMDISVKKLEIAREGRAGLICKDNMRADIQVAFFIRVNKSMDDIVNVGQTIGCQRASDINTLRELFEAKFSEALKTVGKKFEFIELYEARSEFRQEILHIIGTDLNGYVLDDCAIDYLEQTKIENLDKDNILDSEGIKKITELTANQNIKANQVRRDEEKTITKQNVEAREAILELEKQLAEKEESQKREVANIKARENAEILKVDEEERLKYETVRIATEEKLQIAEENKQRQVVIAAKNKERADLVETERVQKDKMLEATERERIVSLAQIEKEKAIELEKKNIQDAIRERLTMEKTVVEEQQGIKDLEAFKTADRTKQVEITLATQEAEKKLIQETRAAESRKLSAEKDAQKYVIEAQAKRDAAEKEAEARKIIADAKAKEEATVGLSEAQVLHAKADAAERQGIVESIVIEKKAEAERKEGIAQAEVIKEKAFAEAAGITEKAEAMKKLNDAGKDHEEFRLTLAKEKEVELAQISIQKDIAQAQAGVLAEAFKSAKIDIVGGDNTFFDNVIRQVSAGKGLDKFISHSENATLVKENLLGDGENIIGKVMGMVEKYNVSSEDIKNMSIASLIFKLNGVANQQERGLLERAMDMAKNLGIDQKPIR from the coding sequence ATGAATACACCTTTGATTGTTGGAATTGTTGTCGTTGTAATAGCATCGCTCGGATTGATTTTCTGGATTTTATCAATGTATAAAAAAACCGTTCAGGGAATCGTTATTTTAAGAACCGGTTACGGAGGGACGAAAGTTTTCTTCAATGCAGGAATCGTAATTCCGGTTATTCACCGCATGGAATCGATGGATATTTCGGTGAAAAAACTTGAAATTGCCAGAGAAGGAAGAGCAGGTTTGATTTGTAAAGATAATATGAGAGCCGATATTCAGGTGGCTTTCTTTATCAGAGTTAATAAATCGATGGATGATATTGTAAATGTTGGTCAGACGATTGGTTGCCAAAGAGCTTCGGATATCAATACATTGAGAGAATTATTTGAAGCTAAATTTTCTGAAGCTTTAAAAACCGTAGGTAAAAAGTTTGAATTTATCGAATTGTACGAAGCGAGAAGCGAATTCCGTCAGGAAATACTTCATATTATCGGAACAGATTTGAATGGATATGTTTTAGATGACTGTGCTATTGATTACTTAGAACAAACTAAAATTGAGAATTTAGATAAAGATAATATTTTAGATTCTGAAGGTATCAAGAAGATTACTGAGCTGACTGCTAATCAAAATATCAAAGCCAATCAGGTTCGCAGAGATGAGGAAAAAACGATCACTAAACAAAACGTTGAAGCGCGTGAAGCGATCTTAGAATTAGAAAAACAACTGGCTGAAAAAGAAGAATCTCAGAAAAGAGAAGTTGCAAATATTAAAGCCCGCGAAAATGCCGAAATTCTTAAAGTGGATGAAGAAGAGCGTCTGAAATACGAAACGGTTCGCATTGCAACAGAAGAAAAGCTTCAGATTGCAGAAGAAAATAAGCAAAGACAGGTTGTGATTGCTGCTAAAAATAAAGAGCGTGCTGACTTGGTAGAAACTGAAAGAGTGCAAAAGGATAAAATGCTCGAAGCGACAGAAAGAGAAAGAATTGTATCTCTTGCTCAAATCGAAAAAGAAAAAGCAATTGAATTAGAAAAGAAAAATATTCAGGATGCGATTCGTGAGCGTTTAACGATGGAAAAAACAGTTGTAGAAGAGCAACAAGGAATTAAAGATTTGGAAGCTTTCAAAACTGCCGACAGAACAAAGCAGGTTGAAATCACTTTGGCGACTCAGGAAGCTGAAAAGAAATTAATTCAGGAAACGAGAGCTGCAGAATCCAGAAAATTATCAGCTGAAAAAGATGCTCAGAAATATGTGATCGAAGCTCAGGCTAAAAGAGATGCTGCTGAAAAAGAGGCGGAAGCTCGTAAGATCATCGCTGATGCAAAAGCAAAAGAAGAAGCAACGGTAGGTTTATCTGAAGCTCAAGTGCTTCATGCAAAAGCTGATGCTGCCGAAAGACAGGGGATCGTTGAGTCGATCGTAATTGAGAAAAAAGCGGAAGCTGAAAGAAAAGAGGGTATTGCTCAAGCTGAAGTGATCAAAGAAAAAGCATTTGCAGAAGCTGCCGGAATTACCGAAAAAGCTGAAGCAATGAAAAAATTAAACGATGCAGGAAAAGATCATGAAGAGTTCCGATTGACTTTAGCCAAAGAAAAAGAAGTGGAGTTGGCGCAGATCTCAATCCAAAAAGATATAGCACAGGCTCAGGCTGGAGTTTTAGCGGAAGCATTCAAGTCTGCAAAAATTGACATCGTTGGTGGTGATAATACCTTCTTTGATAATGTGATTCGTCAGGTTTCTGCCGGGAAAGGTTTAGATAAATTCATCAGTCACAGTGAAAATGCGACTTTAGTAAAAGAAAATTTACTGGGTGACGGTGAAAACATCATCGGCAAAGTGATGGGAATGGTTGAAAAATACAATGTTTCCTCAGAAGATATCAAAAATATGAGCATTGCAAGTCTTATTTTCAAACTCAACGGTGTAGCCAATCAGCAAGAGAGAGGACTTCTAGAAAGAGCAATGGATATGGCTAAAAATCTTGGAATCGACCAGAAACCGATCAGATAA
- a CDS encoding helix-turn-helix domain-containing protein: MSFFGANIKTIRQAKGLSQQAFADLFDLTRGVIGAYEEGRSEPKISTLLTVVHYFNLDLDQFLTVPLTVDDLNKPENFEKYQLSFNSDLPYQENNFENNTKYNSLQKALANIDLIYEFTENTLFLSNYKAGDFLFLLKSNLSKENPETLLFLENGNLKYLSSIAEEDYAQKEVYKISGYLSSDQKNILSDILERIEILEKKGK; encoded by the coding sequence ATGAGTTTTTTCGGAGCTAATATTAAAACAATAAGACAAGCAAAAGGTTTAAGCCAACAAGCATTCGCAGATTTATTTGATTTAACCAGAGGAGTTATAGGCGCCTATGAAGAAGGACGTTCTGAACCCAAGATATCCACACTACTTACTGTAGTTCACTATTTTAATCTTGATTTAGACCAATTTTTAACGGTTCCGTTAACGGTTGATGATTTGAATAAGCCTGAAAATTTCGAAAAATATCAATTATCTTTTAATTCTGACTTACCTTATCAGGAAAATAACTTTGAGAATAATACCAAATATAACTCACTGCAAAAAGCATTAGCAAATATTGATTTAATCTATGAATTCACCGAAAACACATTGTTTTTATCAAATTATAAGGCCGGTGATTTTTTATTTCTTCTAAAATCTAATCTTTCAAAAGAAAATCCAGAAACGTTGCTGTTTTTAGAAAATGGAAATCTGAAATATCTTTCTTCAATTGCTGAAGAAGATTACGCCCAAAAAGAAGTCTATAAAATTTCAGGCTATCTTTCTTCTGATCAAAAAAATATCCTTTCTGATATTCTAGAAAGGATTGAAATTTTGGAGAAAAAGGGGAAATAA
- a CDS encoding alpha/beta fold hydrolase, whose translation MIRLTLKLFLFLFFIIFSKISGQLYQVFQVVNIEKYQGKNFILEGKIFYNNEINNNSWMVLSALFLNEKGTGMKEMIHSDDAQIYYKKGEWSPYELKGKIIKNAKGIAVGVSVAGKGSYYLDDFKLFVLEGKNKIEVPLKNHSFEDASLMPWQSYAKDERSKMSISTAKPLSGKQSLFIDNSAAIVTPSFGNNKEIGNFMEVNGVKLYYEVYGQGEPLLLIHGNNSSMASFNNQLEILSKKYKVICLDSRGQGNSSSNDTKLTYELMADDVNVFLDKMNLKNVNILGWSDGGNIAVILGMEHPDKVKKMAIMGTVLYNNETSVDSKINKILNQQVNEMKANGISENDMNYRLKILLLTEPNINPDALKKIQAPTLVMAGEHDVMPEKHTKLIADKIPNGKMLIFKGGNHEAPQNMPEKFNKAILEFFEKI comes from the coding sequence ATGATAAGATTAACTTTAAAACTTTTTTTATTTCTTTTTTTTATTATTTTTTCTAAAATATCAGGCCAGCTCTATCAGGTTTTTCAGGTGGTCAATATTGAAAAATATCAGGGTAAGAATTTTATTCTTGAAGGAAAAATATTTTATAACAATGAAATAAACAATAACTCATGGATGGTATTAAGTGCTCTGTTTCTTAACGAAAAGGGAACAGGAATGAAAGAGATGATTCATAGCGATGATGCACAGATTTATTATAAAAAAGGAGAATGGAGCCCATATGAACTTAAAGGGAAAATCATTAAAAATGCAAAAGGAATTGCTGTAGGAGTTTCTGTTGCAGGTAAGGGAAGTTATTACCTTGATGATTTTAAATTGTTTGTTTTGGAAGGTAAAAATAAAATAGAAGTTCCTTTAAAAAATCATAGTTTTGAAGATGCTTCTTTGATGCCTTGGCAATCTTACGCTAAAGACGAGCGTTCTAAAATGTCAATATCAACTGCTAAACCTTTATCAGGGAAGCAATCTTTGTTTATTGATAATTCAGCTGCTATTGTTACGCCTAGTTTCGGTAATAATAAAGAAATCGGAAATTTTATGGAGGTAAATGGTGTGAAATTATACTATGAAGTGTATGGACAAGGCGAGCCGCTTTTGTTAATTCACGGAAATAATAGTTCGATGGCAAGTTTTAATAATCAGCTCGAAATTTTAAGCAAAAAATATAAGGTAATTTGTTTAGACAGCCGTGGCCAGGGAAATTCCTCTTCAAATGATACGAAATTAACTTACGAATTGATGGCAGATGATGTTAATGTTTTTTTAGATAAAATGAATCTTAAAAATGTAAACATCTTAGGTTGGAGTGACGGTGGAAATATTGCAGTTATTTTAGGAATGGAGCATCCTGATAAAGTCAAAAAAATGGCAATCATGGGAACGGTTTTGTACAATAATGAAACTTCTGTTGATTCTAAAATCAATAAAATCCTTAATCAACAGGTAAATGAGATGAAAGCAAACGGCATTTCTGAAAACGATATGAACTATCGTCTTAAAATATTGCTTCTTACAGAGCCCAACATCAATCCGGATGCTTTGAAAAAAATACAGGCGCCAACTTTGGTGATGGCGGGAGAACATGATGTGATGCCTGAAAAACACACAAAACTTATTGCGGATAAAATTCCGAACGGTAAAATGCTTATTTTTAAAGGCGGAAATCATGAAGCTCCCCAAAATATGCCTGAGAAATTTAATAAAGCTATTTTAGAATTTTTTGAAAAAATATAA
- a CDS encoding TROVE domain-containing protein, producing MKFNFLRKSNNLVMNYEGAKAYKMTPAEELYSAVVTTGLSNANYEKGNERLARIQSLIQKNDPEFVAKLAVYARKEMYLRSIPLVLTTELAKQTSGTDLVSKTVDGVIQRADEITELLAYYQLANERTETKKLNRLSKQIQKGLVKSFNKFDEYQFAKYNRKAEVTLKDALFLVHPKAKDENQQAIFNKIVNDSLETPYTWEVELSMLGQTKFTDDAERTLAFKNKWEELIFSNKLGYMATLRNLRNILEAKVSSDAMYKVCNYLSDEKAVKNSKQLPFRFLAAYRELKVIDSPYLSSILEALEDAVMISAKNIKGFGFETSVVIAADVSGSMQQPISPKSKVLLYDIGLLMSMMLQSQCKNVITGMFGDRWKRVPMPKNGILRNVDAFYKREGEVGYSTNGHLVLEDLINKREIVDKIMLFTDTQMWDTGGFTNAFENSWSRYKKINPNAKLYLFDLAGYGKSPLDVKKNDVYLIAGWSDKIFDVLNALEDKKSAVEMIKKVVL from the coding sequence ATGAAATTTAATTTTTTGAGAAAATCAAATAACCTAGTAATGAATTACGAAGGTGCAAAAGCTTACAAAATGACACCTGCAGAAGAACTATATAGTGCTGTTGTTACAACAGGATTATCAAACGCAAACTATGAAAAAGGAAATGAAAGATTGGCGAGGATCCAGTCTCTGATTCAGAAAAATGATCCTGAATTCGTTGCAAAACTGGCAGTTTATGCGAGAAAAGAAATGTACTTGCGTTCAATTCCATTAGTTTTGACGACCGAATTGGCAAAACAAACTTCAGGTACAGACTTGGTAAGCAAAACCGTTGACGGAGTTATCCAAAGAGCAGATGAAATCACAGAATTACTTGCGTATTACCAGTTGGCAAACGAAAGAACAGAAACTAAAAAATTGAACAGACTTTCAAAGCAAATCCAAAAAGGTTTGGTGAAATCTTTCAACAAATTTGATGAATATCAATTTGCAAAGTATAACAGAAAAGCAGAAGTGACTTTAAAAGATGCTTTGTTTTTGGTTCACCCAAAAGCAAAAGATGAAAATCAGCAGGCAATTTTCAACAAGATCGTCAATGACTCGTTGGAAACTCCCTATACTTGGGAAGTTGAACTTTCAATGTTGGGTCAGACAAAATTTACCGATGATGCGGAAAGAACATTGGCTTTCAAAAATAAATGGGAAGAATTGATTTTTAGCAACAAATTGGGTTACATGGCAACATTGCGAAACCTTAGAAATATTTTAGAAGCCAAAGTTTCTTCTGATGCGATGTACAAAGTGTGCAACTATTTGTCAGATGAAAAAGCGGTAAAAAACTCAAAACAATTGCCCTTCAGATTTTTGGCGGCATATAGAGAATTGAAAGTAATCGATTCGCCATATTTGTCATCAATCCTGGAAGCATTGGAAGATGCGGTGATGATAAGTGCAAAAAACATCAAAGGTTTTGGCTTCGAAACTTCAGTAGTGATCGCGGCAGACGTTTCGGGTTCGATGCAACAGCCAATTTCTCCGAAATCTAAAGTTTTGTTGTACGATATCGGTCTGTTAATGTCGATGATGCTGCAATCGCAGTGCAAAAACGTGATCACAGGTATGTTTGGTGACCGTTGGAAAAGAGTTCCGATGCCGAAGAACGGTATCCTGAGAAATGTAGATGCATTCTACAAAAGAGAAGGTGAAGTGGGTTATTCCACAAACGGCCATCTTGTGCTTGAAGATTTGATCAACAAGCGAGAAATTGTAGACAAAATTATGTTGTTTACCGATACTCAAATGTGGGATACCGGTGGATTTACCAATGCTTTCGAAAACTCTTGGAGCCGATACAAAAAGATCAATCCGAATGCAAAATTGTATCTGTTTGATTTGGCAGGTTACGGAAAATCACCGTTAGATGTTAAGAAAAATGATGTCTATCTTATCGCAGGTTGGTCCGACAAAATTTTCGATGTATTGAATGCTTTGGAAGACAAAAAATCTGCAGTAGAAATGATTAAAAAAGTAGTGCTGTAA
- a CDS encoding VOC family protein codes for MIKGLYETHVQVSNLENAIRFYTEVLGLEFAHKDENRPIAFLWIGKNKESMLGLWEQKENLQTRHFAFTADKEDILNYSVEFLKNKNLKPYNFLKDGIDKPMVFAWMPALAIYFNDPDGNQLEFISILEGDAKPELGVLSYEEWLENK; via the coding sequence ATGATCAAAGGATTATATGAAACTCACGTTCAGGTAAGTAACTTGGAAAATGCTATTCGATTTTATACTGAAGTTTTAGGATTAGAATTCGCTCATAAAGATGAAAACCGTCCCATTGCTTTTTTATGGATTGGAAAAAATAAAGAATCTATGCTTGGATTGTGGGAACAGAAAGAAAATTTACAGACAAGACATTTTGCTTTTACGGCTGATAAAGAAGACATTCTGAATTATTCAGTTGAGTTTTTAAAAAATAAAAATTTAAAACCTTACAACTTCCTGAAAGACGGAATCGATAAACCAATGGTTTTTGCATGGATGCCCGCTTTGGCAATTTATTTTAATGATCCTGATGGAAATCAACTGGAATTTATTTCGATTTTGGAAGGTGATGCAAAACCGGAATTGGGTGTACTTTCTTATGAGGAGTGGCTGGAAAATAAATAA
- a CDS encoding slipin family protein — protein sequence MMVKNVQIKAYQVGLVFKNRNLITILKEGNYWLFGNKSVEVFETKAQFKTGEDLNLLLKNTDLASMIDVVEVKDGEIVLVYENGIFKEVLNVGQYAFWKGVLKREFQKIDLTKVEITEKISKTILENLKLKSFVRKFVVPNQYKGLLLIDGKLTQILEAGTYYFWNNETSVETKTIDTRMQQMEIAGQELLTKDKAMLRINFYVCYQVEDVVKALMDNKEYDKQLYILMQLALREFVGALTLDELLVKKDSVGKEILENLGKKAEDLGLKASDAGIRDVILTGEMKEIMNQVLIAEKKAQANSIMRREETASTRSLLNTAKLMEENETLWKLKEMEYMEKIAEKIGDITVSGNSNIVSQLKEIFAK from the coding sequence ATGATGGTAAAAAATGTACAAATTAAAGCATATCAAGTGGGTTTGGTTTTTAAAAATCGAAACCTGATTACTATTTTGAAAGAAGGTAATTACTGGCTTTTCGGAAACAAATCTGTAGAAGTTTTTGAAACGAAAGCTCAGTTTAAAACCGGAGAAGATTTGAATCTTTTATTGAAAAATACAGATTTGGCTTCTATGATCGATGTCGTTGAGGTAAAAGACGGCGAAATTGTTTTGGTTTATGAAAACGGAATTTTTAAAGAAGTTCTAAATGTTGGTCAATATGCTTTCTGGAAAGGTGTTTTGAAAAGAGAATTTCAAAAAATCGACCTGACAAAAGTTGAGATTACAGAAAAAATTTCTAAAACAATTTTGGAAAATTTGAAACTCAAAAGCTTTGTAAGAAAGTTTGTTGTACCTAATCAATATAAAGGTCTTTTGCTGATTGACGGTAAACTGACCCAGATTTTGGAAGCCGGAACCTATTATTTCTGGAACAACGAAACTTCTGTGGAAACCAAAACCATCGATACAAGAATGCAACAAATGGAGATTGCAGGTCAGGAACTTTTGACGAAAGATAAAGCAATGCTCCGTATCAACTTTTACGTGTGTTACCAGGTGGAAGATGTTGTGAAAGCTTTGATGGATAATAAAGAATACGACAAACAACTTTACATTTTAATGCAATTGGCTTTGCGTGAATTTGTTGGAGCTTTAACGTTGGATGAGTTGTTGGTGAAAAAAGATTCTGTAGGCAAAGAAATCCTTGAAAATTTGGGGAAGAAAGCTGAAGACTTAGGTTTAAAAGCTTCCGATGCGGGAATCCGTGATGTGATTTTGACCGGAGAAATGAAAGAAATCATGAATCAGGTTTTGATTGCCGAGAAAAAAGCTCAGGCAAACAGCATTATGAGACGTGAAGAAACCGCTTCCACAAGAAGTTTGCTGAATACTGCCAAATTAATGGAAGAAAACGAAACGCTTTGGAAGCTGAAAGAAATGGAATATATGGAGAAAATCGCCGAAAAAATTGGAGATATCACCGTTTCCGGAAACAGTAATATTGTTTCTCAGCTGAAAGAGATTTTCGCGAAATAA
- a CDS encoding metallophosphoesterase family protein has product MQTNIFFTADHHFGHANIIKFSERPFESMEEMHEELIKRWNEKIGKDDIVYHLGDVSLGKPDFTKEILDRLNGKIHLIKGNHEYSALRVPERFEWIKDYHELYVEDESHKMGKQKIMLFHYAMRTWNGSHHGTWQLYGHSHGTLLDDEMSLSIDVGVDCHNFYPVSYEEIKELMKKKKWTPPFAPRN; this is encoded by the coding sequence ATGCAAACAAATATATTTTTTACGGCAGACCATCATTTCGGTCATGCTAATATTATAAAATTCTCCGAGCGGCCTTTTGAGTCGATGGAAGAAATGCACGAAGAACTCATCAAACGCTGGAACGAAAAGATTGGAAAAGATGATATAGTCTATCACTTGGGCGATGTAAGTTTAGGAAAACCAGACTTCACGAAAGAAATTTTAGATAGATTAAATGGAAAAATTCATCTAATAAAAGGCAATCATGAATATTCTGCGCTTCGGGTTCCGGAAAGGTTCGAGTGGATTAAAGATTACCACGAGCTTTATGTGGAAGACGAAAGTCATAAAATGGGCAAACAGAAAATCATGCTTTTTCATTACGCAATGCGCACCTGGAACGGTTCTCATCACGGAACATGGCAATTGTACGGTCATTCTCACGGGACTTTGCTTGATGACGAAATGAGTTTGAGTATTGATGTAGGTGTTGATTGCCATAATTTTTATCCTGTTTCTTACGAGGAAATCAAAGAATTGATGAAGAAAAAGAAATGGACGCCTCCTTTTGCGCCAAGAAATTAG